Proteins encoded in a region of the Balaenoptera musculus isolate JJ_BM4_2016_0621 chromosome 5, mBalMus1.pri.v3, whole genome shotgun sequence genome:
- the UBE2D3 gene encoding ubiquitin-conjugating enzyme E2 D3 isoform X3: protein MALKRINKNDSPYQGGVFFLTIHFPTDYPFKPPKVAFTTRIYHPNINSNGSICLDILRSQWSPALTISKVLLSICSLLCDPNPDDPLVPEIARIYKTDRDKYNRLAREWTEKYAML from the exons aaTGACAGCCCATATCAAGGCGGTGTATTCTTTTTGACAATTCATTTTCCTACAGACTACCCCTTCAAACCACCTAAG gttgcATTTACAACAAGAATTTATCATCCAAATATTAACAGTAATGGCAGCATTTGTCTCGATATTCTAAGATCACAGTGGTCTCCTGCTTTAACTATTTCTAAAG ttctttTATCCATTTGTTCACTGCTATGTGATCCAAACCCAGATGACCCCCTAGTGCCAGAGATTGCACGGATCTATAAAACAGACAGAGATAA GTACAATAGGTTAGCAAGAGAGTGGACAGAGAAATACGCTATGTTGTAG
- the UBE2D3 gene encoding ubiquitin-conjugating enzyme E2 D3 isoform X1, whose product MALKRINKELSDLARDPPAQCSAGPVGDDMFHWQATIMGPNDSPYQGGVFFLTIHFPTDYPFKPPKVAFTTRIYHPNINSNGSICLDILRSQWSPALTISKVLLSICSLLCDPNPDDPLVPEIARIYKTDRDKYNRLAREWTEKYAML is encoded by the exons GAACTTAGTGATTTGGCCCGTGACCCTCCAGCACAATGTTCTGCAGGTCCAGTTGGGGATGATA tgttTCATTGGCAAGCCACAATTATGGGACCT aaTGACAGCCCATATCAAGGCGGTGTATTCTTTTTGACAATTCATTTTCCTACAGACTACCCCTTCAAACCACCTAAG gttgcATTTACAACAAGAATTTATCATCCAAATATTAACAGTAATGGCAGCATTTGTCTCGATATTCTAAGATCACAGTGGTCTCCTGCTTTAACTATTTCTAAAG ttctttTATCCATTTGTTCACTGCTATGTGATCCAAACCCAGATGACCCCCTAGTGCCAGAGATTGCACGGATCTATAAAACAGACAGAGATAA GTACAATAGGTTAGCAAGAGAGTGGACAGAGAAATACGCTATGTTGTAG
- the UBE2D3 gene encoding ubiquitin-conjugating enzyme E2 D3 isoform X2, protein MALKRINKELSDLARDPPAQCSAGPVGDDMFHWQATIMGPNDSPYQGGVFFLTIHFPTDYPFKPPKVAFTTRIYHPNINSNGSICLDILRSQWSPALTISKVLLSICSLLCDPNPDDPLVPEIARIYKTDRDKYNRISREWTQKYAM, encoded by the exons GAACTTAGTGATTTGGCCCGTGACCCTCCAGCACAATGTTCTGCAGGTCCAGTTGGGGATGATA tgttTCATTGGCAAGCCACAATTATGGGACCT aaTGACAGCCCATATCAAGGCGGTGTATTCTTTTTGACAATTCATTTTCCTACAGACTACCCCTTCAAACCACCTAAG gttgcATTTACAACAAGAATTTATCATCCAAATATTAACAGTAATGGCAGCATTTGTCTCGATATTCTAAGATCACAGTGGTCTCCTGCTTTAACTATTTCTAAAG ttctttTATCCATTTGTTCACTGCTATGTGATCCAAACCCAGATGACCCCCTAGTGCCAGAGATTGCACGGATCTATAAAACAGACAGAGATAA GTACAACAGAATATCTCGGGAATGGACTCAGAAGTATGCCATGTGA